From a region of the Acidimicrobiales bacterium genome:
- a CDS encoding epoxide hydrolase, which yields MSDEIVPFVIDVSEDAVEDLRRRLRNTRWPETECVDDWSQGVPLGYARELARYWADDYDWRACERRLNGFDQFTTELDGLDIHFIHQRSPRPDAMPLVMTHGWPGSIVEFSKVIGPLTDPEAHGADAGTPAFHVVCPSLPGYGFSAKPSASGWGVERIAQAWDQLMARLGYQRYVAQGGDWGAAVTTQLGRSQNGCVAIHTNMPVARPLPPGEEGYTEEEQAAIDAGRYYNRWDSGYSTQQATRPQTVGYGLVDSPVGQMTWIVEKFWRWTDCDGHPENALTRDELLDNVSIYWFTASGASSARLYWESFGAFGGSGRVEVPTGVASFPAEIVRRPRRWCEEVYNIVHWTDMDKGGHFAAYEQPDLFVGDVRSFAKLIEI from the coding sequence GTGAGCGATGAGATCGTCCCGTTCGTCATCGATGTGTCGGAAGACGCCGTCGAAGACCTGCGCCGCAGGCTGCGCAACACGAGGTGGCCCGAGACCGAGTGTGTAGATGACTGGAGCCAAGGGGTGCCCCTTGGATACGCCCGTGAGCTGGCTCGATACTGGGCCGACGACTACGACTGGCGGGCCTGCGAGCGGCGGTTGAACGGGTTCGACCAGTTCACCACCGAGCTGGACGGGCTGGATATTCACTTCATACACCAGCGTTCTCCCAGGCCCGATGCGATGCCACTGGTCATGACCCATGGCTGGCCGGGGTCGATAGTCGAGTTCTCGAAGGTCATCGGCCCCTTGACCGACCCCGAAGCGCACGGCGCCGATGCGGGCACGCCGGCGTTTCACGTCGTTTGCCCCTCGTTGCCCGGATACGGGTTCAGCGCCAAGCCCAGCGCTTCGGGCTGGGGCGTCGAGCGGATTGCCCAGGCTTGGGACCAGCTGATGGCCCGGTTGGGATACCAACGCTACGTGGCCCAAGGTGGCGACTGGGGTGCAGCAGTGACCACCCAGTTGGGCCGCTCGCAGAACGGCTGTGTTGCGATTCATACGAACATGCCGGTGGCGCGTCCGCTGCCGCCCGGCGAAGAGGGCTACACCGAAGAGGAACAGGCCGCCATCGATGCAGGTCGCTACTACAACCGGTGGGACTCGGGCTACTCGACACAGCAGGCAACAAGACCTCAGACGGTCGGCTACGGCTTGGTCGACTCGCCGGTGGGCCAGATGACCTGGATCGTCGAGAAGTTCTGGCGATGGACCGATTGTGATGGTCATCCCGAGAATGCCCTGACCCGCGACGAGCTGCTCGACAACGTATCGATCTACTGGTTCACCGCCAGTGGGGCATCGTCGGCCCGCCTTTACTGGGAGAGCTTCGGGGCCTTTGGCGGCTCGGGGCGTGTCGAGGTGCCCACCGGCGTGGCTTCGTTCCCGGCCGAGATCGTCAGGCGCCCGCGCCGCTGGTGCGAGGAGGTCTACAACATCGTGCACTGGACCGATATGGACAAGGGTGGCCACTTCGCGGCCTATGAACAGCCCGATCTGTTCGTGGGTGACGTCCGGTCATTCGCGAAGCTGATCGAAATCTGA
- the ribH gene encoding 6,7-dimethyl-8-ribityllumazine synthase, which produces MAGAHNRPDLPEPGSAAGLRIGLIRSRWNAELVDRLTAGAEAALQHCGVSETVHVQVAGALELPFATNVVARSGRVDAIVAMGAVVRGETTHYEIVSQGCAAGLQQVQLETQIPVTFGVLTVENEAQALARSQPFPGANAAADAALAAVELAQLAKEFGRMR; this is translated from the coding sequence ATGGCGGGCGCACACAACAGGCCAGACCTGCCGGAACCCGGCAGTGCGGCCGGTCTACGGATCGGGCTGATCCGGTCTCGATGGAACGCTGAGCTGGTCGACAGGCTCACCGCAGGAGCCGAGGCGGCGCTGCAGCACTGTGGGGTATCAGAAACGGTGCACGTCCAGGTAGCCGGAGCACTCGAGCTGCCGTTCGCCACCAACGTCGTTGCCCGCTCGGGTCGCGTCGATGCCATCGTGGCCATGGGAGCCGTCGTAAGGGGCGAGACAACCCACTACGAAATCGTGTCCCAGGGCTGCGCAGCCGGTCTGCAGCAGGTTCAACTCGAGACCCAGATTCCCGTGACCTTCGGTGTTTTGACAGTCGAGAACGAAGCACAGGCTCTGGCGCGTAGCCAGCCGTTTCCCGGAGCCAACGCGGCGGCCGACGCTGCGTTGGCTGCCGTCGAGTTGGCCCAGCTGGCGAAGGAGTTCGGACGAATGCGCTGA